In Candidatus Hydrogenedentota bacterium, one DNA window encodes the following:
- a CDS encoding alpha-L-fucosidase — MRNSTLLLVGSMALVGAVPGAFAADPPAPCPPLPTPEQLAWQRDELSMFVHFTVNAFTDREWGEGTEDPKIFNPAQLDCEQWARVAKEAGFKLVILTTKHHDGFCLFPSDYTDHDISNAAWKDGKGDLVREFVDACRKHGLKVGFYLSPWDRHEPKYADNAAYDEHFRNQLTELLTRYGAIAEVWFDGAGGKGHVYDWQSYYGLIRELQPKALIAICGPDIRWVGNEDGFAREDESSVQTRNGSEVWYPAECDVSIRPGWFWHKQQDDKVKSLDHLLDIYYRSVGRNSGLLLNVPPNDKGLFGDLDIQRLKEWRAVLDETFATDFAAGKTAAASNVRNGGHAFAAANALDGDIETYWATDDGTLTASLEVDLGAPATFNVTRVQEYIPLGERVRGYTIEAWQDGAWKEIVKGTTIGHKKLERFPEVTTPKVRLTITDARACPMIAGFGLHYAPRHGLGQGEE; from the coding sequence ATGCGGAACAGCACCCTTTTACTCGTTGGTTCAATGGCTCTGGTGGGCGCGGTGCCCGGGGCCTTCGCGGCAGACCCGCCTGCCCCCTGCCCGCCGTTGCCCACGCCGGAACAGCTCGCGTGGCAGCGCGACGAATTGTCCATGTTCGTTCATTTCACGGTGAACGCGTTCACGGACCGCGAGTGGGGCGAAGGCACTGAAGATCCCAAGATCTTCAATCCCGCCCAATTGGATTGCGAACAATGGGCGCGTGTGGCCAAGGAAGCCGGTTTCAAGCTGGTGATCCTGACCACGAAGCACCACGACGGGTTCTGTCTGTTTCCGAGCGACTACACGGACCACGACATCTCGAACGCCGCATGGAAAGACGGCAAGGGGGACCTCGTGCGCGAGTTTGTCGATGCGTGCCGCAAACACGGCCTCAAGGTCGGTTTCTATTTATCGCCTTGGGACCGCCACGAGCCGAAGTACGCCGACAACGCCGCGTATGACGAACATTTTCGCAATCAGCTCACCGAATTGCTCACCCGCTACGGCGCCATCGCCGAGGTGTGGTTTGACGGCGCGGGCGGGAAAGGCCACGTCTACGACTGGCAGAGTTACTACGGCCTGATCCGCGAACTTCAGCCCAAAGCCCTCATCGCCATATGCGGTCCCGACATCCGCTGGGTAGGCAACGAGGACGGGTTCGCCCGCGAAGACGAATCCAGCGTACAGACCCGCAACGGCAGCGAGGTCTGGTATCCCGCCGAGTGCGACGTCTCGATCCGGCCGGGATGGTTCTGGCACAAGCAACAGGACGACAAGGTCAAGAGCCTCGACCACCTCCTCGACATCTACTACCGTTCGGTGGGCCGCAACAGCGGACTTCTCCTCAACGTCCCGCCCAACGACAAAGGCCTGTTCGGCGACCTGGACATCCAGCGCCTCAAGGAATGGCGGGCCGTGCTCGATGAGACCTTCGCCACCGATTTCGCCGCTGGTAAGACGGCCGCCGCCAGCAACGTCCGCAACGGCGGGCACGCCTTCGCGGCCGCCAATGCTCTCGACGGTGATATCGAAACGTATTGGGCGACTGATGACGGCACGCTCACGGCCTCGCTCGAGGTCGACCTGGGCGCGCCCGCAACATTCAACGTCACGCGCGTCCAGGAATACATCCCTCTCGGCGAACGCGTCCGCGGCTACACCATCGAGGCGTGGCAGGACGGCGCCTGGAAGGAAATCGTGAAAGGCACCACTATCGGCCACAAGAAACTCGAGCGGTTTCCCGAGGTCACCACCCCAAAAGTGCGCCTGACGATTACCGACGCCCGCGCCTGTCCCATGATCGCTGGCTTCGGCCTGCACTACGCCCCACGGCACGGGCTCGGCCAAGGCGAAGAATAG
- a CDS encoding ammonium transporter produces MQRSEFEQVRRSLAIVICPLAALLLAAPAMAVESGAALQADQTKVLLDILWVLITGFLVFFMNAGFALVESGFCRSKNAVNILTKNFIVVAIASLMFWATGFALMFGDGSALLGLKGFFLAGPDNSPLTDATGYQGIFSSLAWTGVPLEAKFLFQLMFSATAATIVSGAVAERIKFQAYIVFAALLVAFMYPVTGHWIWGGGWLAGIGFHDFAGSAVVHSVGGCAALTGILFLGPRIGKYGKDGSINAIPGHSMALATLGALILWLGWFGFNPGSAMAANMDAARIAATTAMAAAAAVTAATAYAWVRIGAPDLSMIVNGSLAGLVAVTAPCAVVSITDSVFIGLIAGVLVVESVIAFDKLHIDDPVGATSVHLVNGAWGVLAVGLFANPSVQDNMAGLFHGGGPKQLGIQAVGIVAVAVFTIAVSAGFWIITKALVGLRVSLDEEYLGLDKSEMGLEAYPADVTTGEYRRAREA; encoded by the coding sequence ATGCAAAGAAGTGAATTCGAACAAGTCCGCAGGAGCCTCGCAATCGTTATATGCCCGCTGGCTGCCCTGCTGCTGGCCGCACCGGCCATGGCCGTCGAAAGCGGCGCCGCACTCCAGGCAGACCAGACAAAGGTCCTGCTGGACATACTGTGGGTACTGATCACGGGATTCCTGGTCTTCTTCATGAACGCCGGGTTCGCTCTCGTGGAATCGGGGTTCTGCCGCTCCAAGAATGCCGTGAACATCCTCACCAAAAACTTCATCGTGGTAGCCATAGCCTCGCTCATGTTCTGGGCGACCGGCTTCGCGCTTATGTTTGGCGACGGCTCGGCGCTGCTCGGCTTGAAGGGCTTCTTCCTGGCCGGCCCCGACAACAGCCCCCTCACGGACGCCACAGGCTATCAGGGCATCTTTTCATCCCTCGCATGGACCGGCGTGCCCCTCGAAGCCAAGTTCTTGTTCCAGCTGATGTTCTCCGCGACGGCTGCAACCATCGTGTCCGGCGCCGTCGCCGAACGTATCAAGTTCCAGGCGTACATCGTGTTCGCGGCCCTGCTCGTCGCCTTCATGTATCCCGTAACCGGACATTGGATCTGGGGCGGCGGGTGGCTGGCCGGCATTGGTTTCCACGATTTCGCGGGTTCGGCGGTCGTGCATAGCGTTGGCGGCTGTGCCGCCCTCACTGGCATCCTTTTCCTTGGACCACGGATCGGCAAATACGGCAAAGACGGCAGCATCAACGCCATCCCTGGACACAGCATGGCCCTCGCAACCTTGGGCGCTCTGATACTCTGGCTCGGCTGGTTCGGATTCAACCCCGGAAGCGCCATGGCCGCCAATATGGACGCCGCCCGGATCGCAGCCACCACCGCGATGGCCGCCGCGGCCGCTGTAACGGCCGCGACCGCCTACGCCTGGGTCCGCATCGGCGCCCCTGACCTTAGCATGATCGTCAACGGTTCGCTGGCGGGCCTCGTCGCCGTCACCGCCCCCTGCGCCGTCGTCAGCATCACCGATAGCGTCTTCATCGGGCTAATCGCCGGTGTCCTCGTCGTCGAGTCGGTCATCGCTTTCGACAAACTCCATATCGACGACCCGGTCGGCGCGACCTCGGTCCATCTCGTGAATGGCGCCTGGGGCGTCCTTGCAGTCGGCCTGTTCGCGAATCCCTCGGTCCAGGATAACATGGCAGGCCTCTTCCACGGCGGCGGCCCTAAACAACTGGGTATTCAGGCTGTGGGCATCGTGGCGGTAGCCGTCTTCACAATAGCCGTCTCGGCCGGCTTCTGGATCATTACCAAGGCCCTCGTCGGCCTGCGCGTATCCCTCGACGAAGAGTACCTCGGCCTCGACAAGAGCGAGATGGGACTCGAAGCCTACCCGGCCGATGTCACCACCGGCGAGTATAGGAGAGCGCGAGAAGCATAG
- a CDS encoding P-II family nitrogen regulator yields the protein MKKVEAIVKPFKLEEVKEALSAVGIQGITVTEVKGFGRQKGHKELYRGAEYVVEFLPKIKLELVIPDDKLQGVLDAIVKAASTGRIGDGKIFVSAVDDAIRIRTAESGDVAIL from the coding sequence GTGAAAAAGGTAGAAGCGATCGTCAAACCCTTCAAACTGGAGGAAGTCAAGGAGGCTTTGTCAGCCGTGGGCATCCAAGGCATTACGGTCACCGAAGTAAAAGGGTTCGGGCGCCAAAAGGGACACAAAGAGCTGTATCGCGGCGCCGAATACGTGGTCGAGTTCCTCCCCAAGATCAAACTCGAGCTCGTCATTCCCGACGATAAGCTCCAAGGCGTCTTGGACGCCATCGTAAAAGCCGCATCGACCGGGCGTATAGGGGACGGCAAGATCTTTGTGAGCGCAGTTGATGACGCGATCCGCATACGCACCGCGGAATCCGGCGATGTCGCCATCCTCTGA
- a CDS encoding amidohydrolase family protein, which yields MIIDCHNHPDWHGHNLDKFLANMDRYGITKTWLLTWEAPENEYDPSYNHASVRTGPDGPMPFTRVLSYIERAPDRFVPGYAPDPRRPDAIDRLHAAIEIYGVRLYGELKVRMMYDDLDALRLYRFCGEKSLPVTVHIDYPFAHGRKYPRPDWWYGGGFDAFERAVRACPETVFLGHAPGFWAHISGDDQFDKVAYPDGKVAPGGKLLDALRANPNLYCDLSAGSGIRAMSRDPEFAREFLIEFQDRVLYGRDYFDNQHQEFLNGLGLDRAVLDKIYFKNALALVPE from the coding sequence ATGATAATCGACTGCCATAACCATCCCGACTGGCACGGACACAATCTCGACAAGTTCCTCGCGAACATGGACCGGTACGGCATCACGAAGACGTGGCTGCTGACGTGGGAGGCGCCGGAGAACGAGTACGACCCCAGCTACAACCATGCCTCGGTGCGGACCGGGCCGGACGGTCCCATGCCGTTTACCCGCGTGTTGAGTTATATCGAGCGGGCCCCGGACCGCTTCGTGCCCGGCTATGCGCCCGACCCGCGGCGTCCCGACGCCATCGACCGATTGCACGCCGCCATCGAGATTTACGGGGTGCGGCTATACGGCGAGCTGAAGGTGCGGATGATGTACGACGACCTCGACGCGCTCCGGCTATACCGGTTCTGCGGCGAGAAGAGCCTGCCGGTGACGGTGCATATCGACTATCCTTTTGCCCACGGCCGGAAGTATCCGCGGCCCGACTGGTGGTACGGCGGCGGTTTCGACGCGTTCGAACGGGCGGTCCGGGCATGTCCGGAAACGGTGTTCCTGGGCCATGCCCCGGGATTCTGGGCACACATTTCGGGCGACGACCAATTCGACAAGGTCGCGTACCCTGACGGGAAGGTCGCGCCGGGCGGAAAGCTGCTCGATGCGTTGCGCGCGAATCCAAATCTGTATTGCGACCTGTCGGCGGGTTCCGGCATACGGGCCATGTCGCGCGACCCCGAATTCGCCAGGGAATTCCTCATCGAGTTCCAGGACCGCGTCCTGTATGGCCGCGACTATTTCGATAACCAGCACCAGGAGTTTCTGAACGGGCTGGGGCTGGACCGCGCCGTGCTGGACAAGATCTATTTCAAGAACGCCCTCGCGCTTGTGCCAGAGTGA
- a CDS encoding helix-turn-helix transcriptional regulator, whose product MTSSISQSITSKTLTMLFASSARTTVLRLFLLDPSRAYYQRQIEKATGLAIRGVQRELERLSEMGLLYKRVEGNRTYYQVDVHFPLFPELHGMILKVCDDFDRLRAFAAMERGVVLAFLDESESNALLVTESATRLSRSVPGPYSVDVMPSEQFLDLLAGSPEKLAPYLVGGVDLLGRRDDLIWRRIESAGYNVSKGRGVA is encoded by the coding sequence ATGACTTCAAGTATTAGTCAAAGCATCACCTCTAAAACGCTTACGATGTTATTTGCATCGTCGGCGCGCACGACGGTTTTGCGGTTATTCCTTCTTGACCCCTCCCGGGCGTACTACCAGCGGCAGATTGAAAAGGCGACGGGTCTGGCGATTCGCGGCGTGCAGCGGGAACTGGAGCGTCTTTCGGAGATGGGTCTGCTGTACAAGCGCGTAGAAGGCAACCGCACCTATTACCAGGTCGACGTGCATTTCCCGTTGTTTCCCGAACTGCACGGAATGATCCTGAAAGTCTGTGATGATTTTGACCGTCTCCGGGCTTTTGCGGCGATGGAGCGCGGGGTGGTTTTGGCGTTTCTTGACGAGTCCGAATCGAACGCGCTGTTGGTGACGGAGAGTGCGACGCGCTTGAGCCGCAGCGTCCCGGGTCCTTACAGCGTTGACGTTATGCCCTCGGAGCAGTTTCTGGACCTGCTGGCCGGTTCGCCGGAGAAACTCGCGCCGTATCTTGTGGGCGGCGTGGATCTTCTTGGCCGGCGGGATGACCTCATCTGGCGGCGGATTGAATCGGCTGGATACAACGTAAGCAAGGGGAGAGGTGTCGCATAG
- the ychF gene encoding redox-regulated ATPase YchF: MKVGIIGFARSGKTTVFNSLTGAHAEVGAFGSREANLAVLKVPDERVDKLAALHKPKKVTYAEFQFVDIAPDEAAGEEKALSAASLTALRQVEALVHVVRAFANENVMHPLGSVDPVRDCRTLEEEMQFDDLIILERRLERMEKENKKDRQYELLARCRAHIEAGKPLRTLGLNPQEEKEIAGFGFLSRKPLMLLGNYGDETIGSDDPSGLRAYAQEAGQTLVELCGAMEMEVSQLPEDERAPFRAGLGLGEESRLRFLKSAYAMLGLISFLTAAEPEVRAWTIRKGTRAQDAAGVIHSDLARGFIRAEVTHYDDFVAAGSMAKAKEAGHLRLEGKDYIVQDGDIMLIRFNV, translated from the coding sequence ATGAAGGTCGGAATTATCGGGTTTGCCCGCTCGGGCAAGACCACCGTGTTCAATTCGCTTACGGGCGCGCATGCCGAGGTGGGGGCGTTCGGAAGCCGCGAAGCCAACCTCGCCGTGTTGAAGGTGCCGGATGAGCGGGTCGACAAGCTGGCGGCGCTCCATAAACCCAAGAAGGTCACCTACGCGGAGTTTCAGTTTGTGGACATCGCGCCCGACGAGGCGGCGGGCGAAGAGAAGGCTCTGAGCGCCGCGTCGCTGACGGCGTTGCGGCAGGTGGAAGCCCTCGTGCATGTCGTGCGCGCGTTTGCCAATGAAAACGTGATGCATCCGCTGGGTAGCGTGGACCCCGTGAGGGATTGCCGGACCCTCGAGGAGGAGATGCAGTTCGATGATCTCATCATCCTCGAGCGGCGCTTGGAGCGGATGGAAAAGGAGAACAAGAAAGACCGGCAATACGAGTTGCTGGCCCGGTGCAGGGCCCATATCGAAGCGGGGAAACCCCTCCGCACGCTCGGCCTGAACCCGCAAGAAGAAAAGGAAATCGCTGGGTTCGGTTTCCTGTCGCGGAAACCTCTCATGTTGCTCGGGAACTACGGAGACGAAACGATCGGCTCAGACGACCCTTCGGGCCTCCGCGCCTATGCGCAGGAGGCGGGCCAGACACTTGTCGAGCTGTGCGGCGCCATGGAGATGGAAGTGAGCCAGTTGCCCGAGGACGAGCGGGCCCCGTTCCGGGCCGGGCTGGGGCTGGGCGAGGAGTCGCGGCTCCGGTTTCTCAAGAGCGCCTATGCGATGCTCGGGCTCATCAGCTTCCTGACCGCGGCTGAGCCGGAAGTGCGCGCGTGGACCATTCGGAAGGGTACCCGCGCGCAGGACGCGGCAGGGGTCATCCACAGCGATTTGGCCCGGGGCTTCATTCGCGCCGAGGTGACGCACTACGACGATTTCGTCGCGGCCGGTTCCATGGCGAAGGCGAAGGAAGCGGGACACCTGCGGCTCGAGGGCAAGGATTACATCGTTCAAGACGGCGACATCATGTTGATCCGGTTCAACGTATAG
- a CDS encoding class I SAM-dependent methyltransferase — translation MARITNNQDAYGRLIHDYYNGCRGLEIDERGDGYIAVGSTPGVYFAEYKDWPPFERRAIQHAKGRVLDVGCGAGRVALYLQQRGCEVIGIDVSPLAIATCRKRGVRRAKVMSATDVSPRLGRFRTIVMYGNNFGLCASARRARWLLRRFHTMTTDDAKILAASNDIYQTDDPAHLAYQRHNRARGRMSGQIRLRIRYRTYATPWFDYLMVSPDEMAMLAESAGWRLAGTVHDNGPLYAGVLEKAPRSG, via the coding sequence ATGGCGAGGATCACGAACAATCAAGATGCGTACGGGCGCCTGATCCACGACTACTATAACGGCTGCCGCGGACTCGAGATTGACGAACGGGGCGACGGCTACATTGCGGTTGGCTCGACGCCGGGCGTGTACTTTGCCGAATACAAGGACTGGCCGCCTTTCGAGCGCAGGGCCATTCAGCACGCCAAGGGCCGGGTGCTCGACGTGGGATGCGGCGCGGGACGCGTCGCCTTGTACCTGCAGCAGCGGGGTTGCGAGGTCATTGGCATTGATGTGTCGCCGCTGGCCATTGCGACGTGCCGTAAGCGGGGCGTCAGACGGGCCAAGGTCATGAGTGCTACGGATGTCTCGCCGCGATTGGGCCGGTTTAGGACGATTGTCATGTATGGCAACAACTTCGGGTTGTGCGCCAGTGCCCGGCGGGCGCGGTGGCTGCTTCGCCGTTTTCATACGATGACGACGGACGATGCGAAGATTCTGGCAGCCAGCAACGACATCTACCAGACCGATGACCCGGCGCACCTGGCGTACCAGAGACACAACCGGGCGCGCGGCCGCATGTCGGGCCAGATCCGGCTCCGAATCCGATACCGCACGTACGCCACGCCGTGGTTTGACTACCTGATGGTGTCGCCCGATGAAATGGCGATGCTGGCCGAGAGCGCGGGATGGCGGCTGGCCGGGACCGTCCACGATAACGGCCCGTTGTACGCCGGAGTGCTCGAGAAGGCCCCGCGTTCGGGCTGA
- a CDS encoding Trm112 family protein produces MVDQELLDILVCPENKTKVTLADQSLIDKANAAIEAGSLKNRAGEKVEEKIDGGLVREDKAYMYPIRDDIPIMLIDEAIPMVQLA; encoded by the coding sequence ATGGTTGACCAGGAATTGCTGGACATATTGGTGTGCCCCGAGAACAAGACCAAGGTGACGCTGGCGGACCAAAGCCTTATCGACAAGGCCAATGCGGCCATCGAGGCGGGCTCGCTCAAGAATCGCGCGGGAGAGAAGGTCGAGGAGAAGATCGACGGCGGGTTGGTGCGCGAGGACAAAGCGTACATGTACCCCATTCGAGACGATATCCCCATCATGCTCATCGATGAAGCGATCCCCATGGTTCAACTGGCCTGA
- a CDS encoding PHP domain-containing protein, producing the protein MIDRFPGAGFSKTMKVEVHAHSEKYSVCSRIPPRELVAMADASGYDALFITEHDRVWPKTELAGLQELAERVKIFPGIEISLTDEIHILVLGANEPVYERLQTPSDVFGQACADGLLTVVAHPFRWSRTLPDYCRLADAVEVLTCNHGSEEHAAAARAYAQQQNMAEIYASDAHGLNFMNKFWLETCEPFQTAQEFRHLVLAGRYANHTREFEMPLPPPEKVSAMANLAEEDQMALWVQPTL; encoded by the coding sequence ATGATAGATAGATTTCCCGGCGCCGGATTCTCCAAAACGATGAAGGTCGAGGTCCATGCCCACTCGGAGAAGTATTCCGTGTGTTCGCGAATTCCCCCCCGTGAACTGGTCGCGATGGCGGACGCCAGCGGTTATGACGCCCTCTTCATCACCGAGCACGACCGTGTCTGGCCCAAGACGGAATTGGCCGGTCTCCAGGAATTGGCCGAGCGGGTGAAGATATTCCCCGGAATTGAGATCTCGCTCACCGACGAAATCCACATCCTTGTGCTGGGAGCCAACGAGCCCGTGTACGAGCGATTGCAGACTCCCAGCGACGTATTCGGACAGGCGTGCGCGGACGGTCTTCTCACGGTTGTCGCCCACCCTTTTCGCTGGTCACGCACGCTTCCGGACTATTGCCGGCTGGCCGATGCGGTCGAGGTGCTGACCTGCAACCATGGCAGTGAAGAACACGCGGCCGCTGCCCGGGCCTATGCCCAGCAACAGAACATGGCGGAGATTTACGCTTCCGATGCGCACGGCTTGAACTTCATGAACAAATTCTGGCTCGAGACCTGCGAGCCGTTTCAGACCGCCCAGGAGTTCCGGCATCTTGTGCTGGCGGGACGGTATGCCAACCATACCCGCGAGTTCGAGATGCCCCTCCCGCCACCCGAGAAAGTGTCCGCCATGGCAAATCTCGCGGAAGAGGACCAGATGGCCCTGTGGGTTCAGCCGACCTTGTGA
- a CDS encoding PAS domain S-box protein, translating to MTDERNSYVALIRGVEHVALVGRYLIVGVMAVLFLLGYVKGNYFDGSIIVSVALLHSVFAHWALWKGRCELFVSRANFLVYLIEFSVIVSFSGADESPGFVLYIIFLIGFSAYRRDLRAIMLAAVACCVAFTIVLLVELRLVGLSNTLGELVFKQLSILVAGWLVGNLSHRLLRVEEQSFSQSQRLAASEATLRTIFDHAADPILVFDDNELVVDANDGACDYFNATREEIVGQRMRAFLFDDGTIPQKLALVRRRGLFHGEQLMVSKDGEERAVDIIMRSFAQDNKEFYVALIHDITPQKELQEATRQANARLERLNRELRHVDELRTGFMGAVSQKLRSPLSAVLGFIEMLLQEELGDLNNDQRKALQTCRRGTLRAFRIIDEVLGLRQGGEPDKTAVAFSQQQRPSRSRGAREESPSPEAPGQEQAGPHKVG from the coding sequence ATGACGGACGAAAGAAACTCCTATGTTGCGTTAATCCGCGGCGTTGAGCATGTCGCCCTCGTCGGCAGGTATCTCATTGTGGGCGTCATGGCCGTGCTGTTTCTCCTGGGGTACGTCAAAGGAAATTACTTTGACGGCAGTATCATAGTCTCGGTCGCCCTGCTCCACAGTGTTTTCGCGCATTGGGCGCTCTGGAAAGGCCGCTGCGAACTCTTCGTCTCGCGCGCTAATTTCTTGGTTTACTTGATTGAGTTTTCCGTGATTGTGTCCTTTTCGGGCGCCGATGAGAGCCCGGGCTTTGTTCTTTACATCATTTTTCTGATTGGTTTCAGCGCGTACCGGCGGGATCTGCGCGCCATCATGCTGGCGGCGGTTGCGTGTTGCGTGGCGTTCACCATTGTATTGCTCGTTGAACTGCGCCTTGTTGGACTGTCCAACACCCTTGGTGAACTGGTTTTCAAGCAGTTGTCGATTCTGGTTGCCGGGTGGCTTGTCGGCAACCTCAGCCATCGTCTCCTGCGGGTCGAGGAACAATCGTTCAGCCAGTCCCAGCGTCTGGCCGCCTCGGAGGCGACCTTGCGCACCATCTTCGATCATGCGGCGGACCCGATCCTTGTGTTTGATGACAACGAGTTGGTTGTCGATGCCAACGACGGCGCCTGCGACTATTTCAACGCGACTCGGGAAGAAATCGTAGGGCAGCGGATGCGCGCTTTTCTGTTTGATGATGGCACCATTCCCCAGAAACTCGCTTTAGTGCGCAGAAGAGGGCTCTTTCACGGGGAACAGTTGATGGTCAGCAAGGACGGAGAGGAACGCGCTGTTGATATCATCATGCGCTCGTTTGCCCAGGACAACAAGGAGTTTTACGTTGCCCTGATTCACGACATTACGCCCCAGAAGGAACTGCAGGAAGCCACCCGTCAGGCCAACGCGCGCCTTGAGCGGCTCAACCGGGAATTGCGCCACGTCGATGAGTTGCGCACGGGTTTCATGGGGGCCGTCTCCCAGAAGCTGAGGTCACCGCTGTCGGCCGTTCTTGGTTTTATCGAGATGCTGCTTCAGGAAGAACTCGGCGACCTGAACAATGACCAACGAAAAGCGCTGCAAACATGCCGGCGCGGGACACTTCGCGCGTTCCGCATTATTGACGAGGTCCTGGGATTGCGGCAAGGCGGCGAACCCGACAAGACCGCCGTTGCTTTTTCGCAGCAGCAGCGCCCGTCTCGCTCGCGGGGCGCTCGCGAGGAATCGCCTTCACCAGAGGCGCCGGGACAGGAGCAAGCCGGCCCTCACAAGGTCGGCTGA
- a CDS encoding acetylxylan esterase: MKAFEPYLDGCCNVQLQLYEHLRDRNLNAVWAHIRAKEAITTADEVRDRARRVRQTFLDSLGGIPQTEEPLNPKSSGVVRRDGYAIEKIIYESQPKVYVTSLLYVPGKLAKEAPAVLFLCGHAREAKAYPEYQRVCHDLAINGFVVLAIDPTGQGERVTHYDPSTGAMPIPWGTTEHSYQGLQCVLTGTNIARYFLFDAMRGLDYLASRTEVDPSRLGATGNSGGGTQTTLLCMAGDERVKAAVPCTYVTSREHYYVTGQAQDAEQLQFAMTRDGINFDDMFLPFAPRPLLIGAVASDFFTPEGTVITHERLRAFYRILGREDHVDCVFAPGTHSYCRELREAAVNWFRSHLMGAEPDFKTAPDDSIPTSPDSELWCTSKGHVLTELPGALTPFHLNLAIIPERQAPPDAATLRNSVIDTLAIRERIESPERLYPRTIKTQTVSGVLAHSVFFISERNVMVAGCLLHRPDVSPSEAIIYLAPGGTNALGLHIESAQELLDAGKALFVFDVRGTGAVASVTINPHEQGLPGLHYHTENRLAYDAYCIGESLLGMRVYDVLRAAQYLRETPPFKRLGIRACGLQPALWAYLAAALDTSLETVDIENLIPSFEAIARTELYNMSFTPASMLHGVLERFDLPDLMLLFAGREVHVREEPVAWRP, encoded by the coding sequence ATGAAGGCGTTCGAGCCCTACCTGGACGGGTGCTGTAACGTCCAGCTGCAGCTTTATGAGCATTTGCGTGACCGCAACCTCAACGCGGTCTGGGCTCATATCCGCGCGAAAGAGGCCATCACCACGGCCGACGAGGTCCGCGACCGGGCTCGCAGGGTCCGCCAGACGTTTCTGGATTCTCTGGGCGGCATTCCCCAGACCGAGGAACCCCTGAATCCGAAATCGAGCGGGGTGGTGCGGCGTGACGGCTACGCCATCGAGAAAATCATCTACGAAAGCCAGCCAAAGGTCTATGTGACCTCGCTGCTTTACGTGCCCGGCAAACTGGCCAAAGAAGCCCCCGCCGTGCTGTTCTTGTGTGGACACGCCCGCGAGGCCAAGGCCTATCCTGAATACCAGCGGGTATGCCACGACCTCGCCATCAACGGGTTCGTGGTACTGGCCATCGACCCCACGGGCCAAGGCGAGCGCGTCACCCATTACGACCCCAGCACGGGCGCCATGCCCATACCCTGGGGCACCACCGAACACTCGTATCAGGGCCTGCAATGCGTACTGACAGGCACCAACATCGCCCGCTACTTCCTTTTCGACGCCATGCGCGGCCTCGACTACCTCGCCTCGCGTACCGAAGTGGACCCGTCGCGGCTCGGCGCCACGGGCAATTCGGGAGGAGGCACCCAGACTACCCTCCTGTGCATGGCAGGCGACGAACGAGTCAAGGCGGCGGTCCCCTGCACGTACGTCACTTCGCGCGAGCATTATTACGTCACGGGCCAAGCCCAGGACGCCGAGCAGCTCCAGTTCGCCATGACCCGCGACGGCATCAATTTTGACGACATGTTCTTGCCGTTCGCGCCCCGCCCGCTGCTGATTGGCGCGGTGGCGTCAGACTTTTTCACGCCCGAGGGCACGGTCATCACACACGAACGGCTCCGCGCGTTCTACCGTATCCTGGGCCGCGAAGACCATGTCGACTGCGTATTCGCGCCGGGTACCCACAGCTACTGCCGGGAATTGCGCGAAGCCGCTGTAAACTGGTTTCGCAGCCATCTCATGGGCGCTGAACCCGATTTCAAGACGGCGCCGGACGACAGCATCCCGACGTCGCCCGATTCCGAGCTCTGGTGCACGAGCAAAGGGCATGTGTTGACAGAACTGCCCGGCGCGCTCACCCCCTTCCATCTGAATCTCGCCATCATTCCCGAGCGGCAGGCGCCGCCGGACGCCGCCACCCTGCGCAATTCGGTCATCGATACGCTGGCCATACGCGAACGGATCGAGTCCCCCGAGCGGCTCTATCCGCGAACGATCAAGACACAGACCGTCAGCGGCGTGCTTGCACACTCGGTGTTCTTCATCAGCGAACGCAACGTGATGGTCGCGGGATGCCTGCTGCACCGGCCGGACGTTTCGCCCTCGGAGGCGATCATTTATCTTGCCCCGGGCGGGACCAATGCGCTCGGCCTCCACATCGAATCGGCCCAGGAACTGCTCGATGCCGGCAAGGCGCTGTTCGTGTTTGATGTCCGCGGCACGGGCGCCGTTGCGTCGGTAACCATCAACCCCCATGAACAAGGCCTTCCGGGGCTGCACTACCATACCGAGAACCGGCTGGCCTATGACGCCTACTGCATCGGCGAATCGTTGTTGGGCATGCGGGTGTACGACGTGCTCCGCGCCGCCCAGTACCTGCGCGAAACCCCGCCATTCAAGCGTCTGGGCATACGCGCCTGCGGTCTCCAACCCGCCCTTTGGGCCTACCTGGCCGCCGCGCTGGATACCTCGCTCGAAACCGTTGATATCGAGAATCTGATCCCCTCGTTCGAGGCAATTGCGCGCACGGAGTTGTACAACATGTCGTTCACGCCGGCATCCATGCTCCACGGCGTGCTCGAACGCTTCGACCTCCCTGACCTCATGCTGCTGTTCGCGGGCAGAGAGGTCCACGTCCGCGAAGAACCCGTCGCATGGCGCCCGTAA